A window from Apostichopus japonicus isolate 1M-3 chromosome 2, ASM3797524v1, whole genome shotgun sequence encodes these proteins:
- the LOC139954823 gene encoding probable global transcription activator SNF2L2 isoform X4, whose amino-acid sequence MSSRPPSNQGGMMDPNTPMTNQQMANNAMQQGHSPMAAPSPASMTGGHSSSPAPLRPVPSPSPMHVGPGPSPGGMHGPSPSQSPMHGPGPSPSPMHAPGPSQSPMPMSQSPAAMQLAASPGMPHGPGGIQATMADGSVMHNASHMAGPHRQMMHQGQMPNQGPGMSHNTPISQGPMPNHGNPMQQFQSPMGGNQTIMHPGNRSAMPHPSQGAMPPNQAYLVNQGGHMIAGHNQTPMQPGTMPGQGGPLPNNQSAMMNPPSGPPMSGHHGMMPTQSNMGPQAGNYHQGQPNSGYPPSQYNQGPMPTPQGSMQPNQAAMNQPGGPMPNQAYMHGPGAMPSSHGGPQPQQGQGYPQDAQNYGLLQRALESMQEKGLQNDPRYSHLMYMASRAKPYQQQQQQQQQQQQQQQQQQQQGPPTQPQGPGMSSTPVHSSGPAGVAPGSSGPIPSPNQGPPSQGSHPAAAGFGGQMDAPPTGGSASSSSGGTQPQMNQVPPGASSSPGPNPSQRQQPPFAHGQLQQLKAQILVYKLLARNQPLPDNWRQAIQSRPVWGPGGAPFPKTMGMPNQAPSGPPGPPASGGGPTQWPPSSQSPSQNSNIVPHPQPSPQHPPFPQQKGAQPVKAPTSTAVPQPSPQYQKTQSNIPTVMMLQPKQNKLVPVEKPEGIDPITALNERENRIASRIAYRIQELQSLPGSLPQDLKVKATIELKALRLLNVQKQLRQEIVSSMRSDTTLETALNSKAYKRSKKQTLRDARITEKLERQQKMEQEKKKKQKHQEYLSRVLAHAKEFKEYHRSMQMKISRCNKAIMVYHQNTEREQKKESERMEKERMRRLMAEDEEGYRKLIDEKKDKRLAFLLGQTDQYIASLSELVKEHQMQVLKKKQERKKKKKKKPSLPESLREALQDESSQLSDMPVKVISTQTGQLLSGEDAPRASQLEAWLEMHPGYQVAPRDDREEPSEEEGSGSEMEEDEEEEEEPPPPLIEPVIEVKTFADLMEEPDMNKLVKAHDDDEYKASVGSYYAEAHKNREVISDQPEMMVNGTLKEYQIKGLEWMVSLYNNNLNGILADEMGLGKTIQTIAMICYLIEKKRVNGPYLIIVPLSTLSNWTLEFDKWSPTICKVVYKGSPQLRKTLGIQLRTMKFNVLLTTYEYVMKDKAVLAKIRWKSMIVDEGHRMKNHHCKLTQVLNTHYSAPHRLLLTGTPLQNKLPELWALLNFLLPSIFKCCSTFDQWFNAPFAATGEKVELNGEETILIIRRLHKVLRPFLLRRLKREVESQLPEKVEYVIKCNMSALQRLLYRHMQRGVMLTDGSEKDKKGRGGTRALMNSIMQLRKICNHPFMFPHIEESFVEHLGYTGGFITGADLYRVGGKFELLDRILPKLKATKHRVLLFCQMTSLMTILEDYFIYREFKYLRLDGTTKAEDRGMLLAEFNQKGSDKFIFLLSTRAGGLGLNLQAADTVVIFDSDWNPHQDIQAQDRAHRIGQKNEVRVLRLMTVQSVEEKIQASAKFKLNVDHKVIQAGMFDQKSTASERRAYLKFLLEQDGDPDEDENEVPDNETINQMIARSEEEFEIYQRMDIDRRRNETQRGCKPRLMEEDELPSWMMKDESEVERLTYEEEAEKLFGLGRGSRNRKDVDYSDALTDKEWLRAVEDGNLEEMESMKKLKKDRKRKRKEKDAQPDDERDERDERDERDEEPEEKPGKKKRGRPPAEKLPPNPPKLTKIMNKLMNIMGKYKDSNGRSLAHPFLQLPPKRELPDYYELIEKPMDFKKIRDRIKNHRYRALDDLEADVTLMFYNAQTYNLEGSQIYEDSIVMQSVFTNARECLEHTGQLPNQVDSESEEESQEDKNSETDSKSSVKMKIKLNAKEKGKDKGKKPAKRGRPPRKAVVSDDDDDDDDNQQKSDSSDDSSSDGSDDDTADSSGPSSRGESPGPRKGKR is encoded by the exons CTATGACAAATCAACAAATGGCCAACAATGCCATGCAACAAGGGCACAGTCCTATGGCAGCACCTAGCCCTGCTTCAATGACTGGAGGTCACAGTTCTAGTCCAGCACCTTTAAGACCAGTACCGAGTCCAAGCCCCATGCATGTTGGACCTGGCCCTAGTCCAGGTGGAATGCATGGCCCTTCACCTAGTCAGAGTCCAATGCATGGTCCAGGACCTAGCCCCAGTCCAATGCATGCCCCAGGGCCATCACAGAGCCCCATGCCTATGTCTCAGAGTCCAGCTGCTATGCAATTAGCCGCTAGTCCTGGGATGCCACATGGGCCCGGTGGAATCCAAGCGACCATGGCTGATGGTAGCGTGATGCATAATGCTAGTCACATGGCCGGCCCTCATCGACAGATGATGCATCAAGGCCAAATGCCAAACCAAGGTCCAGGAATGTCCCATAACACTCCGATAAGCCAGGGGCCTATGCCTAACCACGGTAACCCCATGCAGCAGTTTCAGTCGCCGATGGGCGGTAATCAAACTATAATGCACCCTGGAAATAGAAGTGCCATGCCTCACCCTAGTCAAGGTGCAATGCCTCCGAACCAAGCCTACTTAGTGAACCAAGGAGGACATATGATTGCAGGTCACAATCAAACTCCTATGCAACCAGGGACGATGCCGGGACAAGGTGGACCGCTGCCTAATAACCAGTCGGCCATGATGAATCCGCCGAGTGGACCCCCGATGAGTGGCCACCATGGCATGATGCCAACTCAAAGCAACATGGGACCTCAGGCAGGAAATTACCATCAGGGACAACCAAATTCTGGTTATCCCCCAAGCCAATACAATCAAGGCCCAATGCCAACCCCTCAAGGGAGCATGCAACCGAACCAAGCTGCAATGAACCAGCCGGGTGGTCCAATGCCAAATCAAGCATACATGCACGGACCTGGTGCCATGCCGTCCAGTCACGGCGGCCCTCAACCTCAGCAAGGCCAAGGTTACCCACAGGATGCACAAAACTATGGCTTGCTACAAAGA GCATTGGAGAGCATGCAGGAGAAAGGGTTGCAAAATGATCCACGTTACAGCCATCTCATGTACATGGCAAGCAGGGCCAAACCctatcaacaacaacagcaacaacaacagcagcaacagcaacaacaacagcaacaacaacaacaaggacCTCCTACACAGCCCCAAGGTCCTGGAATGAGTTCTACTCCAGTCCATAGTTCAGGCCCAGCAGGGGTAGCTCCAGGTTCATCTGGACCTATACCTTCACCCAATCAAGGACCACCATCACAGGGCAGTCATCCAG CAGCAGCAGGATTTGGAGGTCAGATGGATGCACCACCTACAGGGGGATCAGCATCATCCAGTTCAGGTGGTACCCAACCACAGATGAACCAAGTACCACCTGGTGCGTCATCTTCCCCAGGGCCTAATCCCAGTCAGAGGCAGCAGCCTCCATTTGCTCATGGGCAGCTACAGCAGTTGAAGGCTCAGATCCTGGTGTATAAACTACTGGCCAGGAATCAACCTCTCCCAGATAACTGGAGGCAGGCCATACAGTCGAGACCAGTGTGGGGACCAGGTGGTGCTCCATTCCCTAAAACCATGG GAATGCCAAACCAAGCACCATCAGGGCCCCCGGGTCCACCAGCCAGTGGTGGTGGTCCAACCCAGTGGCCTCCTTCATCGCAGAGCCCCAGCCAGAATAGTAACATTGTCCCTCATCCCCAGCCATCTCCACAACATCCACCGTTTCCACAGCAGAAAGGAGCCCAGCCTGTGAAGGCACCCACA AGTACAGCAGTCCCCCAACCATCTCCCCAGTACCAGAAGACACAGTCTAACATACCAACCGTGATGATGCTACAGCCCAAGCAGAACAAGCTAGTACCGGTGGAGAAACCAGAAGGGATTGACCCAATTACAGCTCTTAACGAGAGAGAAAACAG GATTGCATCCCGCATTGCTTACCGCATCCAAGAATTGCAGTCATTGCCCGGTAGCCTTCCACAGGATTTGAAAGTGAAAGCCACTATAGAACTGAAAGCTCTGCGGCTACTGAATGTTCAGAAACAG CTACGACAAGAAATTGTGAGTAGCATGCGAAGTGATACAACTCTGGAGACTGCCCTCAACTCAAAGGCGTACAAACGCAGCAAGAAACAGACGCTGAGAGATGCCCGTATCACGGAGAAGCTGGAGAGGCAGCAGAAGATGGAgcaggagaagaaaaagaagcagAAACACCAG GAATATCTGAGCCGAGTCCTGGCCCACGCTAAGGAGTTCAAGGAGTACCATCGCAGTATGCAGATGAAGATCTCGAGATGTAACAAAGCCATCATGGTGTATCACCAGAACACGGAGAGGGAGCAGAAGAAGGAGAGCGAGAGGATGGAGAAGGAACGAATGAGGAGACTGATG GCGGAAGATGAAGAAGGCTACAGAAAGCTGATCGACGAGAAGAAGGATAAACGTCTTGCATTCCTGCTGGGACAGACTGACCAGTACATCGCCAGCCTGTCTGAGCTCGTGAAGGAGCACCAGATGCAAGTCCTGAAGAAGAAGCAggagagaaagaagaagaagaagaagaaaccatCTCTACCCGAGAGCCTCAGAGAAGCC TTACAAGATGAGAGTAGTCAGCTTAGTGACATGCCGGTCAAGGTGATCAGTACACAGACTGGACAGTTACTGAGTGGGGAAGATGCACCCAGGGCATCCCAGCTGGAGGCATGGTTGGAGATGCACCCTGGGTACCAGGTGGCACCCAGAGATGATAGAGAAGAGCCATCCGAGGAGGAGGGAAGCGGATCAGAGATG GAGGAagatgaagaggaggaagaggaacCCCCGCCTCCTCTGATAGAACCAGTCATAGAGGTGAAAACGTTTGCAGACCTCATGGAGGAACCAGACATGAATAAACTTGT GAAAGCCCACGATGACGACGAATACAAGGCTAGTGTTGGTAGTTACTACGCTGAAGCCCACAAGAACAGAGAGGTTATCAGTGACCAGCCAGAAATGATGGTGAATGGTACCCTGAAAGAGTACCAG ATTAAGGGTCTAGAGTGGATGGTGTCTCTGTATAACAACAACTTGAATGGCATCTTGGCTGACGAGATGGGGCTCGGCAAGACCATCCAGACCATCGCTATGATCTGCTACCTTATTGAGAAGAAGAGGGTCAACGGGCCTTACCTCATTATTGTGCCACTCTC AACCTTATCCAACTGGACTCTTGAGTTTGATAAATGGTCACCGACGATCTGCAAAGTCGTCTACAAAGGGTCCCCACAGTTGAGGAAGACCCTAGGCATCCAGCTACGTACGATGAAATTCAACGTTCTCCTGACGACCTATGAATATGTCATGAAAGACAAGGCTGTACTCGCCAAG ATCCGATGGAAGTCCATGATAGTCGACGAGGGTCACAGGATGAAGAACCATCACTGTAAGCTAACCCAGGTGCTGAACACCCATTACTCTGCACCCCACCGACTACTCCTGACAGGAACACCTCTACAG AACAAACTCCCAGAACTATGGGCGTTGTTGAATTTCCTGCTACCAAGCATCTTCAAGTGCTGCTCGACATTCGATCAGTGGTTCAACGCCCCCTTTGCAGCGACTGGCGAGAAG GTGGAACTAAACGGAGAAGAAACCATCCTGATCATCCGGCGCCTCCACAAGGTCCTGCGTCCTTTCTTGCTGAGGCGGTTGAAGAGGGAAGTGGAATCACAACTACCAGAGAAG GTGGAGTACGTGATCAAGTGTAACATGTCTGCGTTACAGAGGCTCCTGTACCGTCATATGCAGAGAGGTGTCATGCTGACTGATGGATCAGAGAAGGATAAGAAG GGTCGTGGTGGCACAAGAGCTCTCATGAACTCCATCATGCAGCTGAGGAAGATTTGTAACCATCCATTCATGTTCCCGCATATTGAG GAGTCGTTTGTGGAACACCTGGGCTACACCGGCGGTTTCATCACTGGTGCAGACCTGTACCGTGTAGGTGGGAAGTTTGAGCTCCTTGACCGTATCTTGCCCAAGCTGAAGGCCACCAAACATCGGGTGCTTCTCTTCTGTCAAATGACCAGTCTTATGACCATTCTGGAAGACTACTTTATTTACAGAG AGTTTAAGTACCTGCGACTGGATGGAACAACCAAAGCTGAAGACAGAGGAATGCTCTTGGCCGAGTTTAACCAGAAAGGCTCGGACAAGTTCATCTTTCTGCTCAGTACTCGAGCTGGTGGACTTGGTCTGAACCTGCAGGCTGCAGATACTGTTGTCATCTTTGACAGTGATTGGAACCCACATCAG GATATTCAAGCCCAGGATCGGGCGCATCGAATCGGCCAGAAGAACGAAGTACGTGTCCTGCGTCTCATGACGGTGCAGAGTGTGGAAGAGAAGATTCAGGCCTCGGCCAAGTTCAAGCTGAATGTCGACCACAAGGTCATCCAGGCCGGTATGTTCGACCAGAAGTCCACCGCGTCCGAGAGACGAGCTTACTTGAAATTTCTTCTCGAGCAGGACGGAGATCCGGACGAG GATGAGAACGAAGTACCCGACAACGAGACCATTAACCAGATGATTGCCCGTAGCGAAGAAGAGTTTGAAATCTACCAGAGGATGGACATTGATAGACGAAGAAATGAGACTCAGAGGGGATGTAAACCTCGCCTCATGGAGGAAGACGAACTACCCT CTTGGATGATGAAGGACGAGAGTGAGGTAGAGCGACTGACTTACGAAGAGGAAGCCGAGAAGCTGTTTGGTCTCGGCAGAGGATCTCGAAACAGGAAGGATGTAGACTACAGTGACGCTCTGACTGACAAGGAATGGTTGAGG GCTGTAGAAGATGGAAACCTGGAAGAAATGGAATCCATGAAGAAACTGAAGAAGGATCGAAAGAGAAAACGTAAAGAGAAGGACGCCCAGCCGGATGATGAAAGGGATGAACGAGATGAGAGGGATGAAAGAGATGAAGAACCAGAAGAGAAGCCTGGCAAGAAGAAGAGAGGCAGACCACCTGCAGAGAAACTACCTCCTAATCCTCCCAAGCTGACAAAGATTATGAATAAACTCATGAATATCATGGGGAAATACAAAGACAG CAATGGCCGTTCTCTAGCACATCCATTCCTGCAGTTGCCGCCCAAACGAGAGCTGCCCGATTACTACGAGCTGATCGAGAAACCCATGGACTTCAAGAAGATCCGTGACCGGATCAAGAACCACCGTTACCGAGCCCTGGACGACCTGGAAGCGGACGTGACTCTCATGTTCTACAACGCCCAGACCTATAATCTGGAGGGATCTCAGATCTATGAGGATTCTATCGTCATGCAGTCAGTGTTCACCAACGCCAGAGAGTGTCTGGAGCACACCGGCCAGCTGCCAAACCAGGTGGACTCGGAGAGCGAGGAAGAGAGCCAGGAAGACAAGAACTCTGAAACTGACT CAAAATCATCAGTCAAGATGAAGATCAAACTCAATGCAAAGGAGAAGGGGAAAGACAAGGGTAAGAAACCGGCAAAGAGAGGGCGCCCTCCCAGGAAAGCAGTCGTGagtgacgacgatgacgatgatgacgacaaCCAACAAAAGTCTGATAGCAGTGAT GATTCGTCTTCAGATGGCAGCGATGACGACACTGCAGATTCTTCTGGTCCTTCATCCCGAGGTGAATCCCCAGGTCCTCGTAAAGGAAAACGTTGA